One window of the Klebsiella oxytoca genome contains the following:
- the pgtB gene encoding two-component system sensor histidine kinase PgtB, translating to MTGRSMLQRLRQISISSSLRGAFLMGALLTLIVSSVSLYSWHEQSSQIRYSLDEYFPRIHSAFLIEGNLNLVVDQLNEFLLAPNTAVRLQLRNQIIQHLDKIERLSQGMPPAERQQLAVILQDSRALLSELDRVLYNMFLVREKVGELSARIDWLHDDFTTELNSLVQDFTWQQGTLLDQIEARQGDAAQYLKRSREVQNEQQQVYTLARIENQIVDDLRDRLNELKSGNDDGMLVETHIRYLENLKKTAEENIRALDDWPSTITLRQTIDELLEIGMVKNMMPNTMRDYVAAQSALVEASRAREATLGRFRTLLEVQLGSSHQQMQMFNQRMGQIVRVSGGLILIATLLALLLAWGLNHYFIRSRLVKRFTALNQAVVQIGLGQTDATIPVYGRDELGRIAGLLRHTLGQLNAQKQQLEQEIGERKTIEADLRATQDELIQTAKLAVVGQTMTTLAHEINQPLNALSMYLFTAGRAIEQGQTEQARTTLTKAEGLINRIDAIIRSLRQFTRRAELETPLHPVDLRQAFTVAWELLAMRHKPQQGTLLIPDETVWVRGDEVRVHQVLVNVLANALDACPTAAEINVSWQRQGDTLSVLIADNGPGWPAALLPSLLKPFTTSKAVGLGIGLSICVSLMTQMEGMLRLASTLTRNACVVLQFNLTDVKDVE from the coding sequence ATGACGGGCCGGTCGATGCTGCAGCGTCTGCGGCAAATCAGTATCAGCAGTAGTTTACGAGGGGCTTTCCTGATGGGGGCGCTGCTGACGCTGATTGTCAGCAGCGTCAGCCTCTATTCCTGGCATGAGCAAAGCTCGCAAATACGCTACTCGCTGGATGAGTATTTTCCCCGAATCCACTCTGCTTTTCTGATTGAAGGTAATCTCAATCTGGTGGTGGATCAGTTAAACGAGTTTCTGCTCGCGCCGAATACCGCGGTGCGCCTGCAGCTGCGCAATCAAATTATTCAGCATCTGGATAAAATAGAGCGGCTGAGCCAGGGAATGCCTCCGGCAGAGCGCCAGCAGCTGGCGGTGATTTTGCAGGACAGTCGCGCGTTGCTGTCGGAACTGGATCGCGTGCTCTACAACATGTTTCTGGTGCGCGAAAAGGTGGGAGAGCTGTCCGCGCGCATTGACTGGCTACATGACGATTTCACCACCGAACTGAATTCACTGGTGCAGGATTTTACCTGGCAGCAGGGCACGCTGCTGGACCAGATTGAAGCCCGACAGGGCGACGCGGCGCAGTACCTGAAACGTTCGCGAGAAGTCCAGAACGAGCAGCAGCAGGTCTACACGCTGGCCCGCATCGAGAATCAAATCGTTGACGACCTGCGCGACAGGCTCAATGAGCTGAAATCCGGAAATGATGACGGCATGTTGGTTGAGACGCATATCCGCTATCTCGAAAACCTGAAAAAAACGGCGGAAGAAAATATCCGCGCTCTGGATGACTGGCCCAGCACGATAACTCTGCGTCAAACCATTGATGAGCTGCTGGAAATTGGCATGGTGAAAAATATGATGCCGAATACCATGCGCGATTATGTTGCCGCGCAAAGCGCGTTAGTGGAGGCCAGCCGCGCCAGAGAGGCGACGCTGGGGCGCTTCAGGACGCTGCTTGAAGTCCAGCTTGGCAGCAGTCACCAGCAAATGCAGATGTTTAATCAGCGTATGGGGCAAATTGTTCGCGTTAGCGGTGGGTTGATTTTGATTGCAACGCTGCTGGCGCTGCTGCTGGCGTGGGGTTTGAACCACTATTTTATTCGCTCGCGGCTGGTTAAACGCTTTACCGCGCTCAATCAGGCGGTGGTACAGATTGGTTTGGGCCAGACGGATGCCACTATTCCGGTTTATGGTCGGGACGAACTGGGGCGTATTGCGGGTTTACTCCGCCATACGCTGGGCCAGCTTAACGCGCAAAAGCAGCAGCTTGAACAGGAGATCGGCGAGCGAAAAACCATTGAGGCCGATCTACGCGCCACCCAGGACGAACTTATTCAGACGGCAAAACTGGCGGTCGTAGGGCAGACGATGACAACGCTGGCGCATGAGATCAACCAGCCGTTGAACGCGCTGTCGATGTATCTTTTTACGGCGGGTCGGGCGATTGAACAAGGACAAACGGAACAGGCGCGAACAACGTTAACGAAGGCGGAGGGGTTAATTAACCGCATTGACGCGATTATCCGCTCCCTGCGCCAGTTTACCCGCCGCGCGGAGCTGGAAACGCCGCTGCATCCGGTTGATCTGCGCCAGGCGTTCACCGTGGCGTGGGAACTGTTGGCGATGCGCCACAAACCACAGCAAGGCACGCTGTTGATACCGGATGAAACCGTCTGGGTTCGTGGTGATGAGGTGCGAGTCCATCAGGTACTGGTGAACGTACTGGCGAACGCGCTCGACGCCTGTCCGACCGCTGCCGAAATTAACGTGAGCTGGCAAAGGCAGGGCGACACGCTAAGCGTGTTGATTGCCGACAACGGACCCGGCTGGCCTGCGGCCTTACTCCCTTCCTTACTGAAGCCGTTTACGACCAGTAAAGCCGTGGGGTTAGGAATTGGGCTGTCGATTTGTGTTTCGCTGATGACGCAGATGGAGGGCATGTTGCGTCTGGCATCCACCTTAACGCGCAATGCCTGCGTGGTGCTGCAATTCAATTTAACGGATGTAAAAGATGTTGAGTAA
- the pgtC gene encoding phosphoglycerate transport regulator PgtC, producing MPGRTFALLLLAMLFRPCAAQSDELVMATTFSPSATAWIIQRWQTEPGSVMIRTLNRTSASLEQLLDTANAENVDLILTSSPMLLQHLQEHQKLAPFSGAPSASQRLVPESIRSTSVAVAISGFGLLINRSALATRHLPSPTDWGDLTDPRYQGALLMSSPSRSDTNHLMVESLLQQKGWAQGWKTLLESAGNLVTISSRSFSVADKIKSGLGVAGPVIDNYANLLLNDPHLAFTYFPQSAVSPTYVAVLKNSQHASEARRFIRYLLSPEGQRILADANTGKYPVTPLAPVNPRAAQQAVLMNQPPLNYRLILKRQRLVQRMFDTAISFRLAQLKDAWRALHSTEARLKHPLPEIRALLTAIPVDPASSEDEAWLAQFDNKSFAEQQMMKWQLWFLNNQRQAINKLEELK from the coding sequence ATGCCTGGCAGAACTTTTGCGCTGCTGCTGTTGGCTATGTTGTTCAGGCCCTGTGCCGCGCAAAGCGATGAGCTGGTGATGGCCACCACGTTTTCCCCCAGCGCTACGGCATGGATTATCCAGCGCTGGCAGACGGAGCCGGGGTCGGTGATGATTCGCACGCTCAACCGTACCAGCGCCTCGCTGGAACAGCTGTTGGATACGGCCAATGCGGAAAACGTGGATCTGATCCTGACTTCGTCGCCGATGTTACTCCAGCATCTTCAGGAGCATCAAAAACTGGCGCCGTTCAGCGGTGCGCCGTCTGCGAGCCAACGCCTGGTACCGGAGTCCATCCGTTCTACGTCCGTTGCGGTAGCGATTTCGGGATTCGGTTTGCTGATTAATCGCTCGGCGCTGGCGACGCGGCATCTGCCGTCACCGACGGACTGGGGCGATCTCACCGATCCCAGATATCAGGGAGCGCTGCTGATGAGCAGCCCATCGCGTTCGGATACCAACCATCTGATGGTGGAATCGCTTTTGCAACAAAAAGGCTGGGCGCAGGGCTGGAAAACGTTGTTAGAGAGCGCCGGAAACCTTGTGACAATTTCCTCACGCAGCTTCAGCGTAGCGGATAAAATTAAAAGCGGGCTGGGCGTAGCCGGTCCGGTCATCGATAACTATGCCAATTTACTGCTGAACGATCCGCATCTGGCTTTTACCTACTTTCCGCAGTCGGCCGTTTCGCCCACCTACGTCGCGGTCCTGAAAAACAGCCAGCATGCCAGCGAAGCCCGGCGCTTCATCCGCTATTTACTCAGCCCGGAAGGGCAGCGGATCCTCGCCGATGCCAATACCGGGAAATATCCTGTGACGCCGCTGGCACCGGTAAATCCCCGGGCAGCGCAGCAGGCGGTGCTGATGAATCAACCGCCGCTAAATTACCGGCTGATCCTGAAGCGTCAGCGTCTGGTTCAGCGCATGTTCGATACGGCAATCAGCTTTCGTCTCGCCCAGCTTAAAGATGCCTGGCGCGCTCTGCACAGCACGGAGGCTCGTCTTAAGCATCCGTTGCCCGAAATTCGTGCGCTGTTAACCGCTATACCGGTCGATCCGGCAAGCAGCGAGGATGAAGCCTGGCTGGCGCAGTTCGATAACAAGAGCTTTGCGGAGCAGCAAATGATGAAGTGGCAGCTCTGGTTTCTCAATAACCAGCGTCAGGCAATCAATAAACTGGAAGAACTGAAATGA